A genomic region of Halopelagius longus contains the following coding sequences:
- the cofG gene encoding 7,8-didemethyl-8-hydroxy-5-deazariboflavin synthase subunit CofG, with translation MFPGIDEYDVSVDVAEGDVERLLDASPADVDAAPELTFSRNIFLPLTTACRYTCTYCTYYDVPGEASLLSPEEVRRRLRVGADAGCTEALFTFGDEPDERYEEVHAQLAEWGYDDILDYLRDVCEMAMAEGLLAHSNPGDLTAAEFESLAPVNASMGVMLETTADVRAHSGTRRKTPGQRLNTIEAAGEVGVPFTTGILVGIGETWRDRAESLLAIRELHERYGHVQEVIVQNVVPNERSDFEKPSVETMRRVVAMARVALPEEVSVQVPPNLSPTRELLDCGVDDLGGVSPVTDDYINPDYEWPALRELRDIADGAGVPLYERLPVYDRYLPEAHRREDFDGRPAPGEWLSPAVRDAIGADDVHGERYRGVARRDGPLAVGADD, from the coding sequence ATGTTCCCCGGCATCGACGAGTACGACGTGTCCGTCGACGTGGCGGAGGGCGACGTCGAACGACTCCTCGACGCCTCGCCCGCGGACGTCGATGCGGCGCCGGAGTTGACGTTCTCTCGGAACATCTTCCTGCCGTTGACGACGGCCTGTCGCTACACCTGCACGTACTGCACCTACTACGACGTGCCGGGCGAGGCGTCGTTGCTCTCGCCGGAGGAGGTGCGGCGGCGACTGCGCGTCGGCGCGGACGCCGGGTGCACGGAGGCGCTTTTCACGTTCGGCGACGAGCCCGACGAACGCTACGAGGAGGTACACGCCCAGTTAGCGGAGTGGGGGTACGACGACATTCTGGACTACCTGCGCGACGTCTGCGAGATGGCGATGGCGGAGGGACTGCTGGCCCACAGCAACCCCGGCGACCTGACGGCGGCGGAGTTCGAATCGCTCGCGCCGGTCAACGCCAGCATGGGCGTGATGTTAGAGACGACGGCGGACGTGCGGGCGCACTCGGGGACGCGCCGGAAGACGCCCGGCCAGCGACTCAACACCATCGAGGCCGCGGGCGAAGTCGGCGTCCCGTTCACCACGGGCATCCTCGTCGGCATCGGCGAGACGTGGCGCGACAGGGCCGAAAGTCTGCTCGCGATTCGCGAACTCCACGAACGGTACGGCCACGTACAGGAGGTCATCGTCCAGAACGTCGTCCCGAACGAACGCTCCGACTTCGAGAAACCGTCGGTGGAGACGATGCGCCGCGTCGTCGCCATGGCGCGCGTCGCCCTCCCCGAGGAGGTGTCGGTGCAGGTGCCGCCGAACCTCTCGCCGACGCGCGAACTCCTCGACTGCGGCGTCGACGACTTGGGCGGCGTCTCGCCCGTGACGGACGACTACATCAACCCCGACTACGAGTGGCCCGCCCTGCGGGAACTCCGCGACATCGCCGACGGGGCGGGCGTCCCCCTGTACGAACGCCTGCCCGTCTACGACCGCTACCTGCCCGAGGCCCACCGACGCGAGGACTTCGACGGCCGCCCCGCGCCCGGCGAGTGGCTTTCGCCGGCGGTGCGGGACGCCATCGGGGCGGACGACGTGCACGGCGAACGCTACCGCGGCGTCGCGCGCCGGGACGGTCCGCTCGCGGTCGGTGCGGACGACTGA
- a CDS encoding DUF5518 domain-containing protein: MKTEPTIETDWSDVDGGPRPSGRRDRSDDGTSFWVSALLGALVSIVASFVPFSPVLGGGVAGYLHYGTREEGAKVGAVSGALAAVPLVAVLTLVLGALGFLTVVENAVAGALVFFTLLLFVVGATLLLSAGLSALGGYLGVYVREEMDGGDAEATVRPRE, translated from the coding sequence ATGAAAACGGAACCCACGATAGAGACCGACTGGTCGGACGTGGACGGTGGGCCGCGTCCGTCGGGTCGTCGGGACCGGTCCGACGACGGGACGAGTTTCTGGGTCAGCGCGCTCCTCGGCGCACTCGTGAGTATCGTCGCGTCGTTCGTGCCGTTCTCGCCGGTCCTCGGCGGGGGAGTCGCGGGCTACCTCCACTACGGCACCCGCGAGGAGGGCGCGAAGGTCGGTGCCGTCTCCGGCGCACTCGCGGCCGTCCCTCTCGTGGCGGTTCTCACCCTCGTCCTCGGCGCGTTGGGCTTTCTCACCGTCGTGGAGAACGCCGTCGCCGGAGCGCTCGTGTTCTTTACTCTCCTCCTGTTCGTCGTCGGCGCGACGCTGTTACTTTCGGCGGGACTTTCGGCCCTCGGCGGCTATCTCGGCGTCTACGTGCGCGAGGAGATGGACGGCGGCGACGCCGAAGCGACCGTCCGGCCGCGCGAGTAA
- a CDS encoding formyltetrahydrofolate deformylase produces the protein MTDLTEITVIGGDKTGLIANVTTLLFERGINVEDLDQAVRDGIFRMTLHADTSEMVCTEETLRDALSELGDELGVDVQVRFPSDRETQQIAVLTTKESHCLEALFEAWTNDELGADISVVIGNRDSLEPLASQYDVPFHDIGDEKGSPDEDELLELLEQYDVDLIVLARYMRILSPNVVFRYEDRIINIHPSLLPAFPGAAAYRQAKEEGVRIAGVTAHYVTTDLDQGPIITQRAFDVPDDASVEEIKELGQPLEADALLEAVQLHLDGAVSVHRGRTSVREDADESEYQLGMTKQAREANPDRPVDGLGDALADAPESADEDDEAEATPEPSDD, from the coding sequence ATGACAGACCTGACCGAGATTACCGTCATCGGAGGAGACAAGACTGGACTCATCGCGAACGTCACCACCCTGCTGTTCGAGCGCGGAATCAACGTCGAGGACTTGGACCAAGCGGTCCGCGACGGCATCTTCCGGATGACGCTCCACGCGGACACCTCCGAGATGGTCTGCACCGAGGAGACGCTCCGGGACGCGCTGTCGGAACTCGGCGACGAACTCGGCGTGGACGTGCAGGTCCGCTTCCCGTCGGACCGCGAGACGCAGCAGATCGCCGTGCTCACGACCAAGGAGTCGCACTGTCTGGAGGCGCTGTTCGAGGCGTGGACGAACGACGAACTCGGCGCGGACATCTCCGTCGTCATCGGGAACCGCGACTCCCTCGAACCGCTGGCTTCGCAGTACGACGTGCCGTTCCACGACATCGGCGACGAGAAGGGGTCGCCCGACGAGGACGAACTGCTCGAACTGCTCGAGCAGTACGACGTCGACCTCATCGTCCTCGCGCGCTACATGCGCATCCTCAGCCCGAACGTCGTGTTCCGCTACGAGGACCGCATCATTAACATCCATCCCTCCCTGCTGCCGGCGTTCCCCGGCGCGGCCGCCTACCGGCAGGCCAAAGAGGAGGGCGTCCGCATCGCGGGCGTCACCGCCCACTACGTGACGACGGACTTGGACCAAGGTCCCATCATCACCCAACGGGCGTTCGACGTGCCGGACGACGCCAGCGTCGAGGAGATAAAGGAACTCGGCCAACCGCTCGAAGCCGACGCGCTCCTCGAAGCGGTCCAACTCCACCTCGACGGCGCCGTCAGCGTCCACCGCGGACGGACCAGCGTTCGCGAGGACGCAGACGAGTCCGAGTACCAACTCGGAATGACGAAGCAGGCCCGCGAGGCGAACCCGGACCGGCCCGTCGACGGCCTCGGCGACGCACTCGCCGACGCGCCCGAGTCGGCGGACGAGGACGACGAGGCGGAAGCGACTCCGGAACCCTCCGACGACTGA
- a CDS encoding NAD-dependent deacylase, whose product MDDELASVADALATAESATAMTGAGVSTASGIPSFRGEDGIWNTDFDPDDFSSDRFRDDPDGFWRDRLDLHERMFAADPEPNPAHDALVRLEEMGVVDAVVTQNTDGLHEEAGSGRLIELHGNASRAACVECDATVPAEEAFEAVRGGETPRCPACEGLMKPDVVLFGEELPYHPFDAARRMAREGDLFLAVGSSLTVDPAASLPEEASRFGGELAVVNLEETEKDRVAHHVVREDATEALPALVEMVEARLAAKQSV is encoded by the coding sequence ATGGACGACGAGTTAGCCAGCGTGGCGGACGCGCTGGCCACCGCCGAGAGCGCAACTGCGATGACGGGGGCCGGGGTCAGCACGGCGTCGGGTATCCCCTCCTTCCGCGGCGAGGACGGCATCTGGAACACCGACTTCGACCCGGACGACTTCAGCAGCGACCGATTCCGAGACGACCCCGACGGCTTCTGGCGCGACCGCCTCGACTTACACGAGCGGATGTTCGCCGCCGACCCGGAACCGAACCCGGCCCACGACGCCCTCGTCCGACTCGAAGAGATGGGCGTCGTAGACGCCGTGGTGACGCAGAACACCGACGGCCTCCACGAGGAGGCGGGCTCCGGCCGCCTCATCGAACTCCACGGCAACGCCTCCCGCGCCGCCTGCGTGGAGTGCGACGCGACGGTGCCCGCCGAGGAGGCGTTCGAGGCGGTCCGCGGGGGCGAGACGCCGCGGTGTCCCGCCTGCGAGGGCCTCATGAAGCCCGACGTGGTGCTGTTCGGCGAGGAACTGCCGTACCACCCGTTCGACGCCGCGCGCCGGATGGCCCGCGAGGGCGACCTGTTCCTCGCCGTCGGGTCGTCTCTGACCGTCGACCCCGCCGCGTCGCTTCCGGAGGAGGCGTCGCGGTTCGGCGGCGAACTCGCCGTCGTCAATCTGGAGGAGACGGAGAAGGACCGAGTCGCCCACCACGTCGTCCGCGAGGACGCGACGGAGGCGCTTCCGGCACTCGTCGAGATGGTCGAGGCGCGACTGGCCGCGAAGCAGTCCGTCTGA
- a CDS encoding metal-dependent hydrolase, with amino-acid sequence MMVTTHAAAGLLLAVPVATAAPELAAPAASGALVGGVLPDVDLFVGVHRRTLHFPVYYTLCGVLAAIVASAAPTPLWVALALCLLSAGLHSISDWFGAGEELRPWERTSPRAVYVHPLRRWLRPKYVVRYDGAPEDFLLTVVLAAPAAYVFDGGVRVLVVAGVLLALVYTAFRKRVPDVLGI; translated from the coding sequence GTGATGGTGACGACGCACGCCGCGGCGGGACTCCTTCTGGCGGTTCCGGTGGCGACGGCGGCCCCGGAACTGGCCGCCCCGGCCGCCTCGGGCGCACTCGTCGGGGGCGTCCTCCCCGACGTGGATCTGTTCGTCGGCGTCCACCGCCGGACGCTCCACTTCCCGGTGTACTACACGCTCTGTGGCGTCCTCGCCGCTATCGTCGCCTCCGCCGCGCCGACGCCGCTTTGGGTCGCTCTCGCCCTCTGTCTACTGTCTGCGGGCCTCCACTCGATTTCGGACTGGTTCGGCGCTGGCGAGGAACTCCGCCCGTGGGAGCGAACGTCGCCGCGGGCCGTCTACGTCCACCCCCTCCGACGGTGGCTTCGCCCGAAGTACGTCGTCCGCTACGACGGGGCGCCGGAGGATTTCCTCCTGACCGTCGTCCTCGCCGCCCCCGCCGCCTACGTCTTCGACGGCGGCGTCAGAGTCCTCGTCGTCGCCGGCGTCCTCCTCGCTCTCGTCTACACGGCGTTCAGGAAGCGCGTGCCCGACGTGCTCGGAATCTGA
- a CDS encoding outer membrane protein assembly factor BamB family protein: protein MRPPTRRCVLAALGSAATLGTAGCTGLRAQYLPRTHRRDADPSGDSGPWPTLGHDARRTASADGPGPDADARLTRLHGANHFPERQVVVGPDFFLFVVRRWFERGEDGDDPFSGVVAVDKSGAERWRFGTEPDVGVPTVVGNAVVVEDTNGTRAVDAETGAVNWYYRSGYGFPHVSPAVRDGRVYVGGRRFLALDAATGERLWRTEEEMPAAQTCSATADGVVVSNGYDGNGGGLFCLDAEGGSVRWEADVASTYDPAAVGERRCFSVDEEGVLSAVSMADGSVEWTRNRTTDGEHLRYEQPVLADGLVLVGGWNAPLRAFDPATGETAWTAGPADERHYAPVAADDGIYGVTREGTVYEVGFDGTERWRRSIARTVTCAPSLADGALYFGSRSGETVEEWRGGFDRFGP, encoded by the coding sequence GTGCGCCCTCCAACCCGCAGATGCGTCCTCGCCGCCCTCGGTTCCGCCGCGACGCTCGGAACCGCCGGGTGTACCGGACTCAGAGCGCAGTACCTCCCGCGAACGCACCGACGAGATGCGGACCCGTCCGGCGACTCCGGCCCGTGGCCGACGCTGGGGCACGACGCCCGCCGAACGGCGTCCGCCGACGGACCGGGACCCGACGCCGACGCCCGACTGACGCGTCTCCACGGGGCGAATCACTTTCCCGAGCGACAGGTCGTCGTCGGCCCCGATTTCTTCCTGTTCGTCGTCCGCCGGTGGTTCGAACGCGGCGAGGACGGAGACGACCCGTTCTCGGGCGTCGTCGCGGTGGACAAAAGCGGGGCCGAGCGGTGGCGGTTCGGCACCGAACCGGACGTGGGGGTACCGACCGTCGTCGGTAACGCCGTCGTCGTCGAGGACACGAACGGGACTCGCGCCGTCGACGCGGAGACGGGCGCGGTGAACTGGTACTACCGGAGCGGATACGGCTTCCCGCACGTCTCGCCCGCCGTCCGCGACGGGCGCGTCTACGTCGGCGGCCGTCGCTTCCTCGCACTCGACGCCGCCACCGGCGAGCGTCTGTGGCGGACCGAGGAGGAGATGCCCGCCGCCCAGACGTGTTCGGCCACGGCGGACGGCGTCGTCGTCTCGAACGGGTACGACGGGAACGGCGGCGGCCTGTTCTGTCTCGACGCCGAAGGCGGGAGCGTCCGGTGGGAGGCCGACGTGGCCTCCACCTACGACCCTGCGGCGGTGGGCGAGCGTCGGTGCTTCTCGGTGGACGAGGAGGGCGTCCTCTCGGCCGTCTCGATGGCCGACGGGAGCGTGGAGTGGACGCGGAACCGGACGACGGACGGCGAGCACCTCCGGTACGAGCAACCCGTCCTCGCGGACGGACTCGTCCTCGTCGGCGGGTGGAACGCGCCGCTTCGCGCGTTCGACCCCGCGACGGGGGAGACGGCGTGGACGGCCGGCCCCGCCGACGAACGCCACTACGCGCCCGTCGCGGCCGACGACGGTATCTACGGCGTCACGCGGGAGGGAACGGTCTACGAAGTCGGGTTCGACGGAACGGAGCGCTGGCGTCGGTCGATAGCGCGGACGGTGACGTGCGCGCCGTCGCTGGCGGACGGCGCGCTCTACTTCGGGAGTCGAAGCGGCGAGACGGTAGAAGAGTGGCGGGGCGGGTTCGACCGCTTCGGCCCCTGA
- a CDS encoding archaeosine biosynthesis radical SAM protein RaSEA, protein MSKPSPEVYERGKGMDAHNQVMREIRSQKDETYDPHEPTRVWIDEDNTPDGVKQSLTIILNTGGCRWARAGGCTMCGYVAESVEGGSVAHEALMDQIQVCLDHEEENAEEPSELVKIYTSGSFLDEREVGAETRAAIGETFADRERIVVESLPDFVEREKLEDFTGVGLETDVAVGLETATDRVRHDCVNKYFDFADFEDACAEAAEAGAGVKAYLLMKPPFLTESEALEDMKSSVRRCAEVENCHTVSMNPTNVQRYTMVDELYFNGGYRPPWLWSVADVLESTADVDAIVVSDPVGHGSDRGPHNCGDCDDLVQKAIKDFDLRQDPSVFEQVSCDCEGTWEVVLAEETSYSMPLTR, encoded by the coding sequence ATGAGTAAGCCGAGCCCCGAAGTGTACGAGCGGGGGAAGGGCATGGACGCCCACAATCAGGTGATGCGCGAGATCCGGTCGCAGAAGGACGAGACCTACGACCCGCACGAACCGACGCGCGTCTGGATAGACGAGGACAACACGCCGGACGGCGTCAAGCAGTCGCTCACTATCATCCTCAACACCGGCGGCTGTCGCTGGGCGCGCGCCGGCGGGTGTACGATGTGCGGGTACGTCGCCGAGTCCGTCGAGGGCGGCAGCGTCGCCCACGAGGCGCTGATGGACCAGATTCAGGTCTGTCTCGACCACGAGGAGGAGAACGCCGAGGAACCCTCCGAACTCGTCAAGATATACACGTCGGGCTCGTTCCTCGACGAACGCGAAGTCGGCGCGGAGACGCGCGCGGCCATCGGCGAGACGTTCGCCGACCGGGAGCGCATCGTCGTCGAGTCGCTCCCGGACTTCGTGGAACGGGAGAAACTCGAAGACTTCACCGGCGTCGGCTTGGAGACGGACGTGGCCGTCGGCTTGGAGACGGCGACGGACCGCGTGCGCCACGACTGCGTGAACAAGTACTTCGACTTCGCCGACTTCGAGGACGCCTGCGCGGAGGCCGCAGAGGCGGGCGCGGGCGTGAAGGCGTACCTGCTGATGAAGCCGCCGTTCCTCACCGAGTCGGAGGCGCTCGAGGACATGAAGTCCTCCGTCCGGCGGTGCGCCGAGGTGGAGAACTGCCACACCGTCTCGATGAACCCGACGAACGTCCAGCGTTACACGATGGTGGACGAACTCTACTTCAACGGCGGCTACCGCCCGCCGTGGCTCTGGTCGGTCGCCGACGTGCTCGAATCGACCGCCGACGTGGACGCCATCGTCGTCTCCGACCCCGTCGGACACGGTTCGGACCGCGGCCCGCACAACTGCGGCGACTGCGACGACTTGGTGCAGAAGGCCATCAAGGACTTCGACCTGCGGCAGGATCCCTCGGTGTTCGAGCAGGTGTCCTGCGACTGCGAGGGGACGTGGGAAGTCGTCTTAGCGGAGGAGACCAGTTACTCGATGCCGCTGACGCGGTGA
- the cofH gene encoding 7,8-didemethyl-8-hydroxy-5-deazariboflavin synthase subunit CofH, producing MTDAPATDSDDQFDFEHTPETDQSFENALAKARDGDRLTVADGIELMTTGTDVSGIDPVRKEKVLEAADRRRAEMVGDDVTFVANLNNNVTTACNTGCLFCNFKNTAHQFESDYEGEHTGFTKTPAESREIVEDALETGIYEVTSVSGLHPAFVLNEEHREILERYDDPYAEVDYKPPEAYDTDPGTYVEQMRAMSVGGAHLHSMTPEEAYHARRGTDWSYEDVYRELKAAGLSSAPGTAAEILVPEVREVICPGKIGTDEWVEGMEGAVAAGLDVTATIMYGHVENEAHRVMHLKVIRDLQDRTGGITEFVPLSFVHQNTPLYDRGLVTGGASDDEDELMIAVSRLFLDNVENIQSSWVKFGNAKSLKLLNCGANDFMGTILSEEITKRAGGGYGEYRSFDDYVEMVSAIGRPPVERSTDYRERRRIDPDDGPHGPMLGPRADGTPMLSGRTEGTGSTARADD from the coding sequence ATGACCGACGCGCCGGCGACGGACTCGGACGACCAGTTCGACTTCGAGCACACGCCCGAGACGGACCAGTCGTTCGAGAACGCGTTGGCGAAGGCGCGAGACGGCGACAGACTCACCGTCGCCGACGGCATCGAACTGATGACGACGGGGACGGACGTTTCCGGCATCGACCCGGTTCGGAAGGAGAAGGTGCTCGAAGCCGCGGACCGCCGCCGGGCGGAGATGGTCGGCGACGACGTGACGTTCGTCGCGAACCTGAACAACAACGTCACGACGGCGTGCAACACGGGCTGTCTGTTCTGCAACTTCAAGAACACCGCCCACCAGTTCGAGTCCGACTACGAGGGCGAGCACACAGGGTTCACGAAGACGCCCGCCGAGTCCCGCGAAATCGTCGAAGACGCCCTCGAAACGGGCATCTACGAGGTCACCTCCGTCTCCGGCCTCCACCCCGCGTTCGTCCTGAACGAGGAACACCGCGAGATTCTGGAGCGCTACGACGACCCCTACGCCGAGGTGGACTACAAACCGCCCGAAGCGTACGATACGGACCCCGGCACGTACGTCGAACAGATGCGCGCGATGTCCGTCGGCGGCGCGCACCTCCACTCGATGACGCCCGAGGAGGCGTACCACGCGCGGCGCGGCACCGACTGGTCCTACGAGGACGTCTACCGCGAACTGAAGGCGGCCGGTCTCTCCTCGGCGCCCGGCACCGCGGCGGAGATTCTCGTCCCCGAGGTGCGCGAGGTCATCTGTCCGGGGAAGATAGGCACCGACGAGTGGGTCGAAGGCATGGAAGGGGCCGTCGCCGCCGGACTCGACGTGACGGCCACCATCATGTACGGCCACGTCGAGAACGAGGCCCACCGCGTCATGCACCTGAAGGTGATTCGGGACCTGCAGGACCGCACCGGCGGCATCACGGAGTTCGTCCCCCTCTCCTTCGTCCACCAGAACACCCCGCTCTACGACCGTGGACTCGTCACCGGCGGCGCGTCGGACGACGAGGACGAACTGATGATAGCCGTCTCCCGCCTGTTCCTCGACAACGTCGAGAACATCCAGTCGTCGTGGGTGAAGTTCGGGAACGCGAAGTCGCTGAAACTGCTGAACTGCGGCGCGAACGACTTCATGGGCACCATCCTCTCGGAGGAGATTACCAAGCGCGCGGGCGGCGGATACGGCGAGTACCGGTCGTTCGACGACTACGTGGAGATGGTATCGGCCATCGGCCGCCCGCCGGTCGAACGCTCGACCGATTACAGGGAACGCCGCCGCATCGACCCGGACGACGGCCCGCACGGCCCGATGCTCGGCCCCCGCGCCGACGGGACGCCGATGCTCTCGGGTCGCACCGAGGGGACCGGTTCGACGGCCCGCGCGGACGACTGA
- the purQ gene encoding phosphoribosylformylglycinamidine synthase I, whose protein sequence is MTVAVVQFGGSNCDRDAVRALSHLGIDAERVWHEDGLPDDVTGVVLPGGFSYGDYLRAGAMAARSPVMSEVREAAERGVPVLGVCNGAQIGSESGLTDGAFTTNESARFQCERVHLRVENADTPWTAAYEEGDVIALPIAHGEGRFEISDERYEELEAADRVLFRYCDADGNVTEESNPNGSRGNVAGILGERDTVAVLMPHPERACLPDLGDSTDGQGVLSGFEGA, encoded by the coding sequence ATGACGGTCGCCGTCGTCCAGTTCGGCGGGTCGAACTGCGACAGAGACGCCGTACGGGCGCTCTCGCACCTCGGAATCGACGCCGAACGCGTGTGGCACGAGGACGGCCTCCCGGACGACGTGACGGGGGTCGTCCTCCCCGGGGGGTTCTCCTACGGCGACTACCTCCGCGCCGGCGCGATGGCGGCGCGGTCGCCCGTCATGAGCGAGGTTCGGGAGGCCGCCGAACGGGGCGTCCCCGTCCTCGGCGTCTGCAACGGCGCGCAGATAGGCTCGGAGTCGGGCCTCACCGACGGCGCGTTCACGACGAACGAGAGCGCGCGCTTCCAGTGCGAACGCGTCCACCTCCGCGTCGAGAACGCCGACACGCCGTGGACCGCGGCGTACGAGGAGGGCGACGTGATCGCACTGCCCATCGCCCACGGCGAGGGTCGATTCGAGATAAGCGACGAACGCTACGAGGAACTAGAAGCGGCCGACCGCGTCCTCTTTCGGTACTGCGACGCCGACGGGAACGTCACCGAGGAGTCGAACCCGAACGGTTCTCGCGGCAACGTCGCGGGCATCCTCGGCGAACGCGACACCGTCGCCGTCCTGATGCCGCACCCCGAACGCGCCTGTCTCCCCGACCTCGGGGACAGCACCGACGGTCAGGGCGTCCTCTCGGGGTTCGAGGGCGCGTAA
- the purS gene encoding phosphoribosylformylglycinamidine synthase subunit PurS: MTTYTATVTVRLKRGVLDPEAETTKRALERLGFELETLRSADQFEVDLDAPSADEAEDRADEMAQRLLANPTIHDYDVEVAEA; the protein is encoded by the coding sequence ATGACGACCTACACCGCGACGGTGACGGTTCGCCTGAAGCGCGGCGTCCTCGACCCGGAGGCCGAGACGACGAAGCGAGCGCTCGAACGCCTCGGTTTCGAGTTGGAGACGCTTCGCTCGGCGGACCAGTTCGAGGTGGACTTAGACGCTCCCTCGGCGGACGAGGCCGAGGACCGCGCCGACGAGATGGCGCAACGACTCCTCGCGAACCCGACCATCCACGACTACGACGTCGAGGTGGCGGAAGCGTAG
- a CDS encoding phosphoribosylaminoimidazolesuccinocarboxamide synthase: protein MTSVKEFRVEESPTADELGRGRFVFTDQYSVFDWGEMPDHIPGKGASLCTMGAHNFELLDVNHVPTHYLGVVERSSTARQTSSGDVVEDGEVKELAECREPPTEMAIELTQVPDLPYVGDGTYDYDAYHEAAGENYLIPLEIVFRNTVPVGSSLRTRGSPAEYGLDVEEWPDEAVDLPEPVVEFSTKYEERDRYLDREEADEIAGAVDIGRLEELALAVNHVLNGRAERGGFVHEDGKIECLYHDGTVKVADVVGTFDENRFSYEGQEVSKEVVRQYYKRADPEWVEAVSEAKSRADAEGVADWRSLCERDPEPLPENVLDAVAEMYAAGTNAYTGAEWFDAPDVEAAVERVRNL from the coding sequence ATGACCAGCGTGAAGGAGTTCCGAGTCGAGGAGTCGCCGACGGCCGACGAACTCGGACGGGGGCGGTTCGTCTTCACCGACCAGTACTCCGTGTTCGACTGGGGGGAGATGCCCGACCACATCCCGGGGAAGGGCGCTTCCCTCTGTACGATGGGCGCGCACAACTTCGAACTCCTCGACGTGAACCACGTCCCGACGCACTACCTCGGCGTCGTAGAGCGAAGCTCTACGGCCCGCCAGACGTCGTCTGGCGACGTCGTCGAGGACGGCGAGGTGAAGGAACTCGCGGAGTGTCGTGAACCGCCGACGGAGATGGCCATCGAACTGACGCAGGTGCCGGACCTGCCGTACGTGGGCGACGGGACGTACGACTACGACGCTTACCACGAGGCGGCGGGCGAGAACTACCTGATTCCGCTCGAAATCGTCTTCCGCAACACCGTCCCGGTGGGGTCGAGTCTCCGAACGCGGGGGTCTCCGGCGGAGTACGGCCTCGACGTCGAGGAGTGGCCCGACGAGGCGGTCGACCTCCCCGAACCGGTCGTCGAGTTCTCCACGAAGTACGAGGAACGGGACCGCTATCTGGACCGCGAGGAGGCCGACGAAATCGCCGGTGCCGTCGATATCGGCCGCCTCGAAGAGTTGGCGCTCGCCGTCAACCACGTCCTCAACGGCCGCGCGGAACGCGGCGGGTTCGTCCACGAGGACGGGAAAATCGAGTGTCTCTACCACGATGGCACGGTCAAAGTCGCCGACGTGGTCGGCACGTTCGACGAGAACCGCTTCTCCTACGAGGGCCAAGAGGTGTCGAAGGAAGTCGTCAGGCAGTACTACAAACGCGCCGACCCCGAGTGGGTCGAGGCCGTCTCGGAGGCGAAGTCCCGCGCGGACGCCGAGGGCGTCGCCGACTGGCGGAGCCTCTGCGAACGCGACCCGGAACCGCTTCCAGAGAATGTCCTCGACGCGGTGGCGGAGATGTACGCCGCGGGGACGAACGCCTACACCGGCGCGGAGTGGTTCGACGCGCCCGACGTCGAGGCGGCCGTCGAACGCGTCCGGAACCTCTGA
- a CDS encoding NTP transferase domain-containing protein, producing MRVVVPYTDRDPKSRLAGRLGESERRAFSRAMLRDVLDAVEGAGHDPVVLATEPVAVSDAPVVVDDRALTPAVNGVLARLGGSDASEDDGGDGSEGGESDNGDGSEGELERGDDEPVAFADVARDGEVAVAMADLALATPEAVRRLADAEGDVVIAPGRGGGTNALVVRHPGFRVDYHGASYRDHRRIAGEAGASVGVLDSMRLSTDVDEPSDLAEVLLHGGGESKRWLREAGFELDVSGGRVGVVREP from the coding sequence ATGCGCGTCGTCGTCCCGTACACCGACCGCGACCCGAAGAGTCGCCTCGCGGGGCGACTGGGCGAGTCGGAGCGACGAGCGTTCTCTCGGGCGATGCTGCGCGACGTTCTCGACGCCGTCGAAGGCGCGGGACACGACCCGGTCGTGTTGGCGACCGAACCCGTCGCGGTTTCCGACGCTCCGGTCGTCGTGGACGACAGAGCGCTGACGCCCGCGGTCAACGGCGTCCTCGCGCGCCTCGGCGGTTCGGACGCGTCGGAGGACGACGGAGGCGATGGAAGCGAGGGCGGCGAAAGCGATAACGGAGACGGGAGCGAAGGCGAACTCGAACGCGGAGACGACGAACCCGTCGCCTTTGCGGACGTGGCCCGCGACGGGGAGGTGGCGGTGGCGATGGCGGACCTCGCACTCGCCACGCCGGAGGCCGTGCGGCGACTCGCGGACGCCGAAGGCGACGTGGTTATCGCGCCCGGACGCGGCGGCGGGACGAACGCACTCGTCGTCCGCCACCCGGGATTCCGCGTCGATTACCACGGCGCGTCCTACCGCGACCACCGCCGCATCGCCGGGGAGGCGGGTGCGTCCGTCGGCGTCCTCGATTCGATGCGCCTCTCCACCGACGTGGACGAACCGTCGGACCTCGCGGAGGTGTTGCTCCACGGCGGCGGGGAGTCGAAGCGGTGGTTGCGCGAGGCGGGGTTCGAACTCGACGTCTCCGGGGGGCGCGTCGGCGTCGTTCGGGAGCCGTAA